The proteins below are encoded in one region of Candidatus Thiodiazotropha sp. LNASS1:
- a CDS encoding sulfurtransferase, whose product MQRFFILLLLLFPGILTAAVAPLISPSWLHDNRENPNLVLLDLQDNQNYLRFHIPGSINTNYAQWRVEKKGELKNMPPVPVLEKLIGSLGIDNNSHVVLISLGASAGDMATAARVYWTFKVLGHDRVSILDGGLVGYAEKRIYPLEKGNNQRKPTNFTAKYRKQMNPTAKEVKLALNNGTQIVDNRTRAEYLGIYGGGGKERAGRLPQAVHLNYDWLTVNGSGRLHTADNLQRIYVSSQVALNRDQINYCHTGNRAALGWFVSHEILGNRQARLYDGSTQEWAADQSLPMEQQVKLSY is encoded by the coding sequence ATGCAACGATTCTTTATTCTGTTACTGCTTTTGTTTCCAGGTATTCTGACAGCAGCTGTAGCGCCCCTGATCAGCCCGTCATGGCTGCATGACAATAGAGAGAACCCAAACCTGGTTTTGCTCGATCTGCAGGACAACCAGAACTACCTGCGTTTTCATATCCCCGGATCGATCAATACCAATTATGCCCAGTGGCGGGTTGAAAAAAAGGGTGAACTGAAGAACATGCCGCCGGTGCCGGTACTTGAAAAGCTGATCGGTTCGTTGGGCATAGACAACAACAGCCATGTGGTCTTGATCTCCCTGGGCGCCAGTGCCGGGGACATGGCCACAGCCGCAAGAGTTTACTGGACCTTCAAGGTACTCGGTCACGACCGTGTCTCGATCCTCGATGGTGGTTTGGTCGGCTATGCGGAGAAACGCATCTATCCCCTGGAAAAGGGAAACAACCAGCGAAAACCCACAAATTTCACCGCCAAATACCGCAAACAGATGAACCCCACAGCCAAAGAGGTCAAATTGGCGCTCAATAACGGTACCCAGATCGTGGATAACCGCACCAGAGCTGAATATCTCGGCATCTATGGTGGTGGCGGCAAGGAGCGGGCAGGCAGACTGCCCCAGGCGGTCCACCTCAACTATGACTGGCTGACGGTGAATGGCAGCGGCAGACTACACACCGCAGACAATCTGCAACGCATCTATGTCTCGAGCCAGGTTGCGTTGAACAGGGATCAAATCAACTACTGCCATACCGGCAACCGGGCTGCCCTGGGCTGGTTCGTCTCCCATGAAATTCTCGGCAACCGTCAAGCCAGACTCTATGACGGCTCCACCCAGGAGTGGGCTGCCGATCAGTCACTGCCCATGGAGCAGCAGGTCAAATTGAGCTATTGA
- a CDS encoding tetratricopeptide repeat protein: protein MKLQSGLILTLLLLVFGDLLAADFEDAMHAMTNGEYHEAYRGFKRLAKRDHTQSQYQLGMLYLFGKGVEQNTDQGITWLKEAANNGSYRAANELGQIYLSGKGVDIDEKEAIKWLELATEIAEQNEGEAEDGCD from the coding sequence ATGAAATTACAATCAGGGCTCATCTTAACCTTACTTTTATTGGTGTTTGGGGATCTGCTGGCAGCCGACTTCGAAGACGCCATGCATGCCATGACCAATGGTGAATACCACGAGGCCTATAGAGGCTTCAAGCGTCTAGCGAAAAGGGATCATACCCAGTCCCAGTATCAACTGGGTATGCTCTATCTCTTCGGTAAGGGGGTGGAACAGAATACGGATCAAGGCATCACATGGTTGAAAGAGGCGGCAAACAACGGCTCTTACAGGGCGGCCAATGAGCTGGGACAGATCTATCTGTCGGGCAAGGGCGTCGACATCGATGAGAAGGAGGCTATCAAATGGCTGGAACTGGCGACAGAGATAGCAGAGCAGAACGAGGGGGAGGCCGAGGATGGCTGTGATTAG
- a CDS encoding thioredoxin domain-containing protein, translated as MSIRTTIILFGLMLGLSSPAHCQTYRVERPPQMEQKLKAAYLNKGISYRPRTEHFNEDGSPRYINRLILEDSPYLLQHAHNPVDWYPWSEEAFARAKRENKPVFLSIGYSTCHWCHVMEKESFEDPAIAALLNEHFIPIKVDRESHPDVDQVYMTAVMLLTGHGGWPMSSFLTPQGKPFYGGTYYTPPQFTSLLQQIARLWRERQNDVEKQAEQVASAVEASNSLAGEAKALDSSVIGSAVDSMHSTFDEIQGGFGQAPKFPREPWLYLLLDQAERSADRQALQMLETTLDHMARGGIYDQVGGGFHRYSTDYEWLVPHFEKMLYNQAHLSRIYLSAWRLTGREQFRRVATRTLDYVLREMTLPEGGFYSATDADSEGEEGLFFIWTREQIAAALAPQDAEMANSLYGVTPQGNFEGRNILHLNQDLEEYAEEHDLSIDSLRTQVDRINKKLLQVRSRRPPPLRDDKIVTAWNGMMITAFAQAAQILENPEYRTAAIKAAEFNWRHNRRGKGMLWRVHLDGESSIPATQEDYAYLAEALLYLYDLTAETKWLQRAEEMAHALTDRFFDTDEGGFFMNEAQSGITAMGRPKDEGSDNAMPSGSSVAIHVLQRLWQRTGKLDYRRQTDALIARFAPSIERNPTSYGYLLTATASHLHGELGGLAYAAQGGIRIEGAVALSSNQLLLSVDIDIPDGWHINSNQPMARDLIATRLKLPERVQGWRMGPVTYPEGTRQVLAFQQQPLSVFSGKVRLQALVSTEESSPAAPLILPLEIRLQACNDQVCLAPETVTLSLPRPRP; from the coding sequence ATGTCTATCAGGACAACCATTATCCTGTTCGGCCTGATGCTCGGCCTGAGCTCCCCTGCCCACTGTCAAACCTACCGAGTCGAGAGGCCACCGCAAATGGAGCAGAAACTCAAAGCAGCCTATCTCAACAAAGGCATCTCATATCGTCCGCGCACTGAGCACTTCAATGAAGACGGTTCACCGCGATACATCAATCGCCTGATCCTCGAAGACTCACCCTATCTGCTACAGCACGCCCACAATCCTGTGGATTGGTATCCCTGGTCGGAAGAGGCCTTTGCACGAGCAAAACGGGAGAATAAACCGGTCTTCCTCTCCATCGGTTACTCCACTTGCCACTGGTGCCATGTGATGGAAAAAGAGAGTTTCGAAGACCCCGCCATTGCCGCCCTCCTGAATGAGCATTTCATCCCCATCAAGGTCGACAGGGAGAGCCACCCTGATGTGGACCAGGTCTATATGACTGCGGTGATGCTGTTGACCGGTCATGGCGGCTGGCCGATGTCGAGTTTTCTCACACCCCAGGGCAAGCCGTTCTATGGCGGCACCTACTACACACCGCCACAGTTCACTTCACTGCTGCAGCAGATAGCGCGTCTTTGGCGGGAGCGTCAAAACGATGTGGAAAAACAAGCCGAACAGGTGGCATCCGCAGTTGAGGCCAGCAACAGCCTCGCGGGAGAGGCCAAGGCGCTGGACAGCTCTGTCATCGGCAGTGCGGTGGACAGCATGCACAGCACATTCGACGAAATCCAGGGTGGATTCGGTCAGGCCCCTAAATTCCCGCGTGAACCCTGGCTCTATCTGCTCCTCGACCAGGCGGAGAGAAGCGCTGACAGGCAGGCGTTGCAGATGCTCGAGACAACCCTTGACCACATGGCCCGCGGCGGTATCTATGACCAGGTAGGGGGTGGCTTTCACCGCTACTCCACCGACTATGAGTGGTTGGTTCCCCACTTCGAGAAGATGCTCTATAACCAGGCCCATCTAAGCCGTATCTATCTCTCGGCATGGCGTCTGACCGGACGGGAACAGTTCCGACGGGTGGCCACCCGTACCCTCGATTATGTATTACGGGAGATGACGCTCCCCGAAGGGGGGTTCTACTCCGCCACCGATGCCGACAGCGAGGGTGAAGAGGGTCTCTTCTTCATCTGGACCAGGGAGCAGATAGCGGCAGCCCTGGCGCCACAGGATGCTGAAATGGCCAACAGCCTGTACGGGGTGACGCCCCAGGGTAATTTTGAAGGGCGGAACATCCTCCACCTCAACCAGGATCTGGAGGAGTATGCCGAAGAGCACGATCTCTCCATCGACTCCCTCAGAACACAGGTCGATCGCATAAACAAAAAACTGCTGCAGGTTCGAAGCAGACGCCCTCCTCCCTTGCGGGATGATAAGATCGTTACCGCCTGGAACGGCATGATGATCACGGCATTCGCCCAGGCCGCGCAAATTCTGGAAAATCCCGAGTACCGCACGGCTGCCATCAAGGCCGCGGAGTTTAACTGGCGTCACAACCGACGAGGCAAGGGCATGTTGTGGCGGGTTCATCTCGATGGCGAGTCCTCAATACCCGCCACACAAGAGGATTACGCCTATCTGGCCGAAGCGCTGCTCTACCTCTACGATCTGACGGCGGAAACCAAATGGCTGCAGCGGGCCGAGGAGATGGCCCATGCATTGACTGATCGTTTTTTCGATACCGATGAAGGCGGCTTCTTTATGAATGAGGCTCAGAGTGGTATCACCGCCATGGGTCGTCCCAAGGATGAGGGCTCGGACAATGCCATGCCTTCCGGCAGCTCCGTAGCCATCCACGTCCTGCAACGCCTGTGGCAGCGTACCGGCAAGCTTGACTATCGCCGTCAGACGGATGCGTTGATCGCCCGCTTCGCCCCTTCAATCGAACGCAATCCAACCAGCTATGGCTATCTCCTGACCGCCACGGCCAGCCACCTTCATGGGGAGTTGGGGGGACTGGCCTACGCCGCCCAGGGAGGTATCAGAATCGAAGGAGCGGTAGCGTTAAGCTCGAATCAGCTGCTTTTGAGCGTCGATATCGATATCCCCGATGGTTGGCATATCAACTCCAACCAGCCCATGGCGAGAGACCTTATAGCAACCCGATTGAAGCTGCCGGAGAGGGTACAGGGATGGCGGATGGGACCCGTCACCTATCCCGAGGGAACGCGCCAGGTCCTCGCCTTTCAACAACAACCCCTCTCTGTCTTCAGCGGCAAGGTGCGCTTGCAGGCCCTGGTTTCAACCGAAGAGAGCAGCCCCGCCGCACCCTTGATACTACCATTGGAGATACGCCTGCAAGCATGTAACGACCAGGTCTGTCTGGCGCCGGAGACGGTCACACTGAGTCTTCCCCGGCCCCGTCCATGA